A window from Agrobacterium tumefaciens encodes these proteins:
- a CDS encoding glycosyl transferase family protein encodes MTTGKRRQEPASTAKPDRLGQLKLLVAFDALLREGSVSRAAVGMGLPTSSMSRILQQLREKYGDQLFVRTGQGLRPTPFAENMRLRIRSLAAEAENLIDYSQEKPEGPAAPDKSGWEQPVLMKAPPLSLRPSVLLEGQPTPEHIADRLARIGHNADPRHRLAKYIATSAMGVGNSRPLAQEEAMDALSIILEGEADPIQVGALLATMHYRGVTAAELAGFIEAMWQHIDRDRQQPAAVDLDWPAYMSPKHRDAPWFLHSARLVSMAGYSVLLHGHVGEGDNGGKLELAAQACGIPLCHSLSEAREATSSQRIAYLPIGGLSLQFQSLLGLHGILEMRLPLNTVVHLLNPLCARSTMIGVARPSYQELHRDTARLLSVENLTILGNTRDFAQFTPFRTTRIFGLSKGRDVELLIPARETPPAEMPTMFTTFEYWRAVWTGAARDERAETIIISTAAIALMLVNDMALPFEEAYARSLQLWNDRARSLAHT; translated from the coding sequence ATGACAACCGGCAAGAGAAGACAAGAACCAGCCTCCACGGCAAAACCTGACAGGCTTGGACAGCTGAAATTACTTGTCGCTTTCGATGCCCTGCTGCGGGAAGGCAGCGTCAGCCGGGCGGCAGTCGGTATGGGGCTACCGACATCGTCCATGAGCCGGATATTGCAGCAGCTCCGGGAAAAATATGGCGACCAGCTTTTCGTGCGCACCGGCCAGGGCCTGCGCCCCACCCCCTTTGCCGAAAACATGCGGTTGCGCATTCGCTCGCTGGCGGCGGAAGCGGAAAATCTGATCGATTATTCGCAGGAGAAACCGGAAGGGCCGGCCGCCCCGGATAAAAGCGGGTGGGAACAGCCGGTGCTGATGAAGGCGCCGCCGCTTTCGCTTCGTCCCAGTGTTCTTCTGGAAGGCCAGCCGACACCGGAACATATTGCCGACCGGCTCGCACGTATCGGCCACAATGCCGATCCACGGCACCGGCTCGCAAAATATATCGCGACCTCGGCGATGGGCGTCGGCAACAGCCGCCCGCTCGCCCAGGAAGAGGCGATGGATGCGCTGTCGATCATTCTCGAGGGCGAAGCCGACCCCATACAGGTCGGCGCGCTGCTCGCCACCATGCATTATCGCGGCGTGACTGCCGCGGAACTTGCGGGCTTCATCGAAGCCATGTGGCAGCACATCGACAGGGACCGGCAGCAGCCGGCAGCCGTCGATCTCGATTGGCCGGCCTATATGTCGCCCAAACATCGCGATGCGCCGTGGTTCCTGCATTCCGCCCGTCTGGTTTCCATGGCGGGCTATAGCGTCCTGTTGCACGGCCATGTCGGTGAGGGAGACAATGGCGGCAAGCTGGAACTCGCCGCACAGGCCTGCGGCATTCCCCTTTGCCATTCTCTTTCCGAGGCGAGGGAGGCTACATCCTCGCAGCGCATTGCCTATCTGCCGATCGGTGGCCTGTCTTTGCAATTCCAGAGCCTGCTTGGCCTGCATGGCATTCTGGAAATGCGCCTGCCGCTTAACACCGTCGTCCATCTCCTCAATCCGCTTTGCGCCAGAAGCACCATGATCGGTGTGGCCCGCCCCTCCTATCAGGAGCTCCACCGCGATACCGCGCGGCTGCTTTCGGTGGAGAACCTCACCATTCTCGGTAATACCCGGGATTTTGCGCAATTCACACCGTTCCGCACCACCCGGATTTTCGGCCTTTCAAAAGGCAGGGATGTCGAATTGCTCATTCCCGCCCGCGAAACTCCGCCCGCCGAAATGCCCACCATGTTCACCACCTTCGAATATTGGCGGGCGGTCTGGACAGGTGCCGCCAGGGACGAGCGGGCGGAAACCATTATCATTTCCACCGCTGCCATCGCGCTGATGCTGGTCAACGATATGGCCCTGCCCTTCGAGGAGGCTTATGCCCGCAGCCTGCAGCTCTGGAATGACAGGGCGCGTAGTCTGGCCCACACCTGA